A single genomic interval of Nocardioides nitrophenolicus harbors:
- the metH gene encoding methionine synthase, translated as MSEIAGHDATTPQWRPDATDELTQLLRERIVILDGAMGTAIQRDRPDEAGYRGERFASREEWPSDLVGNNDLLSITQPEIIAGIHREYLDAGADIVETNTFNCNAISLSDYGMAELSYELNVAAARLARGVADEVAAATGRPRYVAGALGPTTRTASISPDVNDPGARNVSYEQLVDAYLVAARGLVDGGSDLLFIETIFDTLNAKAAIFAVETLFQETGRRWPVVISGTITDASGRTLSGQVTEAFWDSVRHAQPLAVGLNCALGAKEMRPYVAELSRLADSFVSVYPNAGLPNAFGEYDESPADTAGVLVEFAESGFLNIVGGCCGTTPDHIAEIARRMEGRAVREPVALEPAMRLSGLEPFTITDDSLFVNVGERTNITGSARFRNLIKDGDYDTALSVAAQQVEAGAQVIDVNMDEGMIDGVAAMDRFVKLIASEPDISRVPLMIDSSKWEVIEAGLRCVQGKPIVNSISMKEGEEKFIEQAQLCKKYGAAAVVMAFDEDGQADNLERRKAICERAYRILVDQVGFPAEDIIFDPNVFAVATGIEEHATYGLDFIEATRWIKQNLPGAKVSGGISNVSFSFRGNNPVREAIHAVFLFHAIEAGLDMGIVNAGALVPYSEIDPELRDAIEDVVLNRTDDSLAATERLLELAEAHRGNGEKVEAAAEEWRSLPVGERITHALVKGIDGFVEGDTEELRQEIAARGGRPIEVIEGPLMDGMNVVGDLFGAGKMFLPQVVKSARVMKKAVAYLIPFIEEEKANNPELANSKDTNGTIVLATVKGDVHDIGKNIVGVVLSCNNYEVIDLGVMVPAQKILDTAKEVGADIIGLSGLITPSLDEMVGFATEMQRLGLDIPLLIGGATTSRAHTAVKIDRKYDGPVVWVKDASRSVPTAAALLDDKQRPALLEATQADYDSLRARHSQKSERPQLSFADAQDNKSPISWDGYAPPQPRTPGVHVLADYDLTELREYIDWQPFFNAWEMKGKFPDILNSPTHGEAARKLYDDAQAMLDRLVEEKWLRANGVYGLFPAASTGEDVVVYADESRAAVRATLYQLRQQGQHREGVPNRSLADYVAPIGADLAPGPGDWVGAFAVTAGLGTTERIMAFKKDLDDYSAILLEALADRLAEAFAERLHQRVRTEFWAHVPEEQLSNEDLIAEKYTGIRPAPGYPACPDHTEKRTIWELLDVRAATGIELTESMAMWPGASVSGIYYSHPEAQYFVVGRLGRDQVADYAERKGWTVQEAERWLSPNLGYDPED; from the coding sequence ATGTCCGAGATCGCGGGTCACGACGCCACGACCCCCCAGTGGCGCCCCGACGCGACCGACGAGCTCACCCAGCTGCTCCGCGAGCGCATCGTCATCCTGGACGGTGCGATGGGCACGGCCATCCAGCGCGACCGTCCCGACGAGGCGGGCTACCGTGGCGAGCGCTTCGCCAGCCGCGAGGAGTGGCCGAGCGACCTGGTCGGCAACAACGACCTGCTCTCGATCACCCAGCCCGAGATCATCGCCGGCATCCATCGCGAGTACCTCGACGCGGGCGCCGACATCGTCGAGACCAACACCTTCAACTGCAACGCGATCTCCCTGAGCGACTACGGCATGGCCGAGCTCTCCTACGAGCTCAACGTCGCCGCCGCCCGGCTGGCCCGGGGCGTGGCCGACGAGGTCGCCGCCGCGACCGGCCGGCCGAGGTACGTCGCCGGCGCGCTCGGGCCGACCACCCGCACCGCCTCGATCAGTCCCGACGTCAACGACCCGGGCGCCCGCAACGTCTCCTACGAGCAGCTCGTCGACGCCTATCTCGTCGCCGCCCGAGGCCTGGTCGACGGCGGCTCGGACCTGCTGTTCATCGAGACCATCTTCGACACGCTCAACGCGAAGGCCGCGATCTTCGCCGTCGAGACGCTGTTCCAGGAGACCGGCCGGCGCTGGCCGGTCGTCATCTCCGGCACCATCACCGACGCCTCCGGCCGCACCCTCTCGGGCCAGGTCACCGAGGCGTTCTGGGACTCGGTGCGCCACGCCCAGCCGCTCGCCGTCGGCCTCAACTGCGCGCTCGGCGCCAAGGAGATGCGGCCCTACGTCGCCGAGCTGTCGCGGCTCGCGGACTCGTTCGTCTCGGTCTACCCGAACGCGGGCCTGCCCAACGCCTTCGGTGAATACGACGAGTCGCCGGCCGACACCGCCGGCGTACTCGTCGAGTTCGCCGAGTCCGGCTTCCTCAACATCGTCGGCGGCTGCTGCGGCACCACCCCCGACCACATCGCCGAGATCGCCCGCCGGATGGAGGGCCGGGCGGTCCGCGAGCCGGTGGCCCTGGAGCCGGCGATGCGGCTCTCCGGCCTCGAGCCGTTCACCATCACCGACGACAGCCTGTTCGTCAACGTCGGTGAGCGCACCAACATCACCGGCTCCGCGCGCTTCCGCAACCTGATCAAGGACGGCGACTACGACACCGCGCTCTCGGTCGCCGCGCAGCAGGTCGAGGCCGGCGCCCAGGTCATCGACGTCAACATGGACGAGGGCATGATCGACGGCGTCGCCGCGATGGACCGCTTCGTCAAGCTGATCGCCAGCGAGCCCGACATCAGCCGGGTGCCGCTGATGATCGACTCCTCGAAGTGGGAGGTCATCGAGGCCGGGCTGCGCTGCGTCCAGGGCAAGCCGATCGTCAACTCGATCTCCATGAAGGAGGGCGAGGAGAAGTTCATCGAGCAGGCCCAGCTGTGCAAGAAGTACGGCGCGGCCGCGGTCGTGATGGCCTTCGACGAGGACGGCCAGGCCGACAACCTCGAGCGCCGCAAGGCGATCTGCGAGCGGGCCTACCGGATCCTGGTGGACCAGGTGGGCTTCCCGGCCGAGGACATCATCTTCGACCCCAACGTCTTCGCGGTGGCCACGGGCATCGAGGAGCACGCGACGTACGGGCTCGACTTCATCGAGGCGACCCGCTGGATCAAGCAGAACCTGCCGGGGGCCAAGGTGTCCGGCGGCATCTCGAACGTCTCGTTCAGCTTCCGCGGCAACAACCCGGTGCGCGAGGCGATCCACGCGGTGTTCCTGTTCCACGCGATCGAGGCGGGCCTCGACATGGGGATCGTCAACGCCGGCGCGCTCGTGCCCTACAGCGAGATCGACCCCGAGCTGCGCGACGCGATCGAGGACGTCGTCCTCAACCGCACCGACGACTCGCTGGCCGCCACCGAGCGACTGCTCGAGCTGGCCGAGGCGCACCGCGGCAACGGCGAGAAGGTCGAGGCGGCCGCCGAGGAGTGGCGCTCGCTGCCCGTCGGCGAACGGATCACGCACGCCCTGGTCAAGGGCATCGACGGCTTCGTCGAGGGCGACACCGAGGAGCTGCGCCAGGAGATCGCCGCCCGCGGTGGCCGCCCGATCGAGGTGATCGAGGGTCCGCTGATGGACGGCATGAACGTCGTCGGCGACCTGTTCGGCGCCGGGAAGATGTTCCTCCCGCAGGTCGTGAAGTCGGCCCGGGTGATGAAGAAGGCCGTGGCGTACCTGATCCCCTTCATCGAGGAGGAGAAGGCCAACAACCCCGAGCTGGCCAACAGCAAGGACACCAACGGCACGATCGTGCTCGCCACCGTGAAGGGCGACGTCCACGACATCGGCAAGAACATCGTCGGCGTGGTGCTCTCGTGCAACAACTACGAGGTGATCGACCTCGGCGTGATGGTGCCGGCGCAGAAGATCCTCGACACGGCCAAGGAGGTCGGCGCCGACATCATCGGCCTGTCCGGCCTGATCACGCCCAGCCTCGACGAGATGGTCGGCTTCGCCACCGAGATGCAGCGCCTCGGGCTCGACATCCCGCTGCTCATCGGCGGTGCGACGACCTCGCGCGCCCACACCGCGGTCAAGATCGACCGGAAGTACGACGGTCCGGTGGTCTGGGTCAAGGACGCCTCCCGGTCGGTGCCGACCGCGGCCGCCCTGCTCGACGACAAGCAGCGTCCCGCGCTGCTGGAGGCGACCCAGGCTGACTACGACTCGCTGCGCGCGCGGCACTCCCAGAAGTCCGAGCGGCCTCAGCTCTCCTTCGCCGACGCGCAGGACAACAAGTCGCCGATCTCGTGGGACGGCTACGCGCCGCCGCAGCCGCGGACGCCCGGCGTGCACGTGCTCGCCGACTACGACCTCACCGAGCTGCGCGAGTACATCGACTGGCAGCCGTTCTTCAACGCCTGGGAGATGAAGGGCAAGTTCCCCGACATCCTCAACAGCCCCACCCACGGCGAGGCCGCGCGCAAGCTGTACGACGACGCGCAGGCCATGCTCGACAGGCTGGTCGAGGAGAAGTGGCTGAGGGCCAACGGCGTCTACGGGCTGTTCCCGGCGGCGAGCACCGGTGAGGACGTCGTCGTCTACGCGGACGAGTCGCGGGCGGCGGTCCGCGCGACGCTGTACCAGCTGCGCCAGCAGGGACAGCACCGCGAGGGCGTCCCGAACCGGTCGCTCGCCGACTATGTCGCCCCGATCGGCGCGGACCTGGCACCCGGCCCCGGCGACTGGGTCGGCGCGTTCGCGGTCACGGCCGGGCTCGGCACCACCGAGCGGATCATGGCGTTCAAGAAGGACCTCGACGACTACTCCGCGATCCTGCTCGAGGCGCTCGCCGACCGGCTCGCCGAGGCGTTCGCGGAGCGCCTGCACCAGCGGGTGCGCACCGAGTTCTGGGCGCACGTCCCGGAGGAGCAGCTCAGCAACGAGGACCTGATCGCCGAGAAGTACACCGGCATCCGGCCCGCCCCCGGCTACCCGGCCTGCCCCGACCACACCGAGAAGCGGACCATCTGGGAGCTGCTCGACGTCCGGGCCGCGACCGGCATCGAGCTCACCGAGTCGATGGCGATGTGGCCCGGCGCGTCCGTGTCCGGCATCTACTACAGCCACCCCGAGGCGCAGTACTTCGTCGTCGGGCGGCTGGGCCGCGACCAGGTCGCCGACTATGCCGAGCGGAAGGGCTGGACGGTCCAGGAGGCCGAGCGGTGGCTCTCGCCCAACCTCGGCTACGACCCGGAGGACTGA